A stretch of Candidatus Paceibacterota bacterium DNA encodes these proteins:
- a CDS encoding histidine phosphatase family protein — translation MSIDVIFLRHGNDDAKGPEDEESSLTNEGICQIERVARNLRETKLSAVYASPLLRTIETGEIVCKTLGIKRPIVLDWRLCYRNKNSPLEEFVNGYNNAIAKISSYKDLRTERTVQLDWVQVWPRKAKEIQDNVLDFMKEISEIFEPGSIILAVSHGGVIEVASPFPFEKTPKKGEGLIFHFCKGKIRGVCQL, via the coding sequence ATGAGTATAGATGTTATATTCCTGCGTCATGGCAATGATGATGCCAAAGGCCCAGAAGATGAAGAATCTAGCTTAACCAACGAGGGGATCTGCCAAATAGAACGGGTTGCAAGAAACCTCAGAGAGACTAAACTCTCAGCGGTTTATGCTTCTCCCCTTCTAAGGACGATAGAAACGGGAGAGATCGTCTGCAAAACGTTGGGAATAAAAAGGCCTATTGTCCTGGACTGGAGACTTTGCTATCGCAATAAAAACTCTCCCTTAGAGGAGTTTGTTAACGGATACAATAACGCAATAGCGAAGATCTCGAGTTATAAGGATCTACGGACAGAAAGAACCGTACAACTCGATTGGGTTCAGGTATGGCCTAGAAAGGCTAAGGAAATTCAGGATAACGTCCTGGATTTCATGAAGGAAATATCTGAAATATTCGAGCCCGGTTCGATTATTCTCGCCGTATCGCACGGCGGAGTAATAGAAGTGGCTAGCCCTTTCCCGTTCGAAAAGACACCAAAGAAAGGAGAGGGTCTTATTTTCCATTTCTGCAAAGGAAAGATAAGGGGGGTATGTCAACTATAA
- a CDS encoding class I SAM-dependent methyltransferase, producing the protein MNYDKKYFKRHFSGKGIAGPFYRKYIDMRNKIIKKEVLRIIKEGKFLDIGFGDDNLIKFFQDSFEVFGIDISKYAIKEIQKKYKKENFKICDISKEKIPFEEKFNVISAINTIEHLRNLNYVFEKIYNSLEENGLFVMYLPTQSNKISKTQYKLLYNVKEHTFRPSNEKLKKMLKKAGFKLVKECSGGFFPLKIKNKPTIDTFNLYFGIFQK; encoded by the coding sequence ATGAACTACGACAAAAAATATTTCAAAAGACATTTTTCAGGCAAGGGCATTGCGGGTCCTTTTTACAGGAAATATATTGATATGAGAAATAAAATAATTAAAAAAGAAGTTTTGAGAATTATAAAAGAGGGAAAATTTCTAGACATTGGCTTTGGCGATGATAATTTAATTAAGTTTTTTCAAGACAGTTTTGAAGTTTTTGGTATAGATATATCAAAATACGCAATAAAAGAAATCCAAAAAAAATACAAAAAAGAAAATTTTAAAATATGCGATATTTCAAAAGAAAAAATTCCTTTTGAAGAAAAATTTAATGTAATCTCTGCAATAAACACAATAGAACACTTAAGAAATCTTAATTATGTTTTTGAAAAAATATATAATTCGCTTGAAGAAAATGGTCTTTTTGTAATGTACCTTCCAACGCAGAGTAATAAAATTTCAAAAACCCAATACAAATTGCTTTATAACGTCAAAGAGCATACTTTTCGTCCTTCGAATGAAAAACTTAAAAAAATGCTAAAAAAAGCCGGATTTAAGCTCGTTAAAGAATGCTCTGGAGGCTTTTTCCCGCTTAAGATAAAAAATAAACCAACGATAGATACTTTCAATCTTTATTTTGGTATATTCCAAAAATAA